Below is a window of Enterobacter kobei DNA.
CACGCGCCTTACCTGCTTAATCATGCGCTGGAAGGTCTGCTGCGTGGTCAGGGTCATGCGGGCGCCGATATCATCCACTTCACCGATTATGTGGTAGAGCGCGGCAGCGATAAGCACATTGCCTACGCCGCCAGTAAAGCGGCGCTGGATAATATGACGCGCTCCTTCGCCCGCAAGCTGGCACCGGAAGTCAAAGTCAATTCCATTGCCCCGTCACTGATTTTGTTTAACGAGCACGACGACGCCAGCTATCGCCAGAAGGCGCTTAATAAGTCGCTGATGAAAATCGCGCCGGGGGAAAAAGAGGTGATAGATCTGGTGGATTATCTGCTCACCAGCTGTTACGTCACCGGTCGCAGTTTCGCCGTCGATGGCGGTCGCCCGCTTCGTTAACGAAAGATTGATGGCAGGTTGAAACAAGGCGGTGTATGTTGGCGTTTTTAGCTAACCATCATGCATATGAATAAGATCGTTTTTGTAGAAGACGACCCGGAAGTCGGCGCGCTGATCGCGGCGTATCTCGGTAAACACGATATCGACGTTATTGTCGAGCCGCGTGGCGACTGCGCCGAAGCCGTGATCCTGCGCGAAAATCCTGAACTGGTCCTGCTGGACATTATGCTGCCCGGCAAAGATGGCATGACGCTGTGCCGCGATCTGCGCGGCCAGTGGCAGGGACCGATCGTCCTGCTGACCTCTCTCGACAGCGACATGAATCATATTTTGTCGCTGGAAATGGGTGCCAGTGATTACATCCTGAAAACCACCCCGCCCGCCGTGCTGCTGGCCCGCCTGCGGCTGCATCTGCGTCAGCACGCCGGAAGCACCACGACACCGGCGAACCAACAAAATACCTTAACGCCCCATAAAGCGCTGCGCTTTGGCAGCCTGTCCATCGATCCGGTCAATCGTCAGGTACTGCTGGCGGGGGAAGAAATTATCCTCTCGACCGCAGATTTTGATCTGCTGTGGGAGCTGGCGACCCACGCCGGGCAAATTATGGATCGGGATGCGCTGTTAAAAAACCTGCGCGGCGTCAGCTACGATGGCATGGATCGCAGTGTCGACGTGGCGATTTCTCGCTTGCGTAAAAAGCTGCTGGATAACGCCACCGAGCCATACCGCATCAAAACGGTACGTAACAAGGGCTATCTGTTCGCCCCCCACGCGTGGGAAAACTGAGTGTCGGCGCAGCCACGGGTGTCTGAATGAAAAAGCTGTTTGTGCAGTTTTACCTGCTGCTGTTTGTCTGTTTCCTGGTGATGACCATGCTGGTCGGGCTGGTGTATAAATTCACCGCCGAGCGGGCGGGCAGACAGTCGCTGGACGATCTGATGAAAAGCTCGCTGTACCTCATCCGCAGCGAGCTGCGCGAGATCCCGCCTCACGAATGGAGCAAAACCCTTAAAGAGATGGATCTCAACCTGTCGTTCAATATGCGGATTGAGCCGCTGAATAAATTCAGCCTCGATGCACCGACCGCCCAGCGACTGCGCGAGGGGGATATTGTGGCGCTGGACGCGGAATACACCTTTATCCAGCGCATTCCCCGCAGCCACTATGTGCTGGCGGTTGGGCCTGTTCCCTATCTCTTTTATCTGCATGAAATGCGCATTCTCGATATGGCGTTGCTGGTGTTTATCGCCATTTCACTGGCCTTTCCGGTGTTTATCTGGATGCGGCCACACTGGCAGGAGATGTTGCGCATTGAATCGGCGGCCCAGCGCTTTGGCGACGGGCACCTGACGGAGCGCATTCACTTTGACCGGGGGTCGAGCTTTGAGCGGCTGGGCGTGGCATTTAATCAGATGGCGGATAACATCAACGCGCTGATCGCCAGTAAAAAACAGTTAATCGACGGTATCGCCCATGAACTGCGCACGCCGCTGGTGCGTCTGCGTTATCGGCTGGAGATGAGTGATAATCTCAGCGATCAGGAGCGCATGGCGCTGAACCGCGATATCGGCCAGCTTGAGGCGTTGATTCAGGAACTGCTGACCTATGCTCGTCTGGATCGCCCGCAAAATGAATTGCACCTGACGACGCCGGATCTGCCCGCGTGGCTCACCAGCCATATCGC
It encodes the following:
- the rstA gene encoding two-component system response regulator RstA; the protein is MNKIVFVEDDPEVGALIAAYLGKHDIDVIVEPRGDCAEAVILRENPELVLLDIMLPGKDGMTLCRDLRGQWQGPIVLLTSLDSDMNHILSLEMGASDYILKTTPPAVLLARLRLHLRQHAGSTTTPANQQNTLTPHKALRFGSLSIDPVNRQVLLAGEEIILSTADFDLLWELATHAGQIMDRDALLKNLRGVSYDGMDRSVDVAISRLRKKLLDNATEPYRIKTVRNKGYLFAPHAWEN
- the rstB gene encoding two-component system sensor histidine kinase RstB; the protein is MKKLFVQFYLLLFVCFLVMTMLVGLVYKFTAERAGRQSLDDLMKSSLYLIRSELREIPPHEWSKTLKEMDLNLSFNMRIEPLNKFSLDAPTAQRLREGDIVALDAEYTFIQRIPRSHYVLAVGPVPYLFYLHEMRILDMALLVFIAISLAFPVFIWMRPHWQEMLRIESAAQRFGDGHLTERIHFDRGSSFERLGVAFNQMADNINALIASKKQLIDGIAHELRTPLVRLRYRLEMSDNLSDQERMALNRDIGQLEALIQELLTYARLDRPQNELHLTTPDLPAWLTSHIADVQSVNPDKHLRVTADSAAHYGALDMRLMERVLDNLVNNALRYCERDVSVSLSQEGVYACLQVDDDGPGIDEAERQRVFEPFVRLDPSRDRATGGCGLGLAIVHSIAQAMGGDVSCEASDTGGARFRFRWPVTQLVALPVLPDR
- the folM gene encoding dihydromonapterin reductase, with the translated sequence MGNSQPSPILITGGGRRIGLALAHHFLNLHQPVIVSYRTPYPAIEVLQDAGAVCIQADFCSDEGILTFADEIKSRTRCLRAVIHNASGWLPEKPGTPLTEVLSAMLQVHVHAPYLLNHALEGLLRGQGHAGADIIHFTDYVVERGSDKHIAYAASKAALDNMTRSFARKLAPEVKVNSIAPSLILFNEHDDASYRQKALNKSLMKIAPGEKEVIDLVDYLLTSCYVTGRSFAVDGGRPLR